A stretch of the Amygdalobacter nucleatus genome encodes the following:
- a CDS encoding ABC transporter ATP-binding protein — MLKMLKKFFDFCNTENRNKFYKALALGVLDAVFTAMKIPAAFFTVTAVLNRDIGTKEILVVIGLMLISTVGKMIINRYSQMMQTEAGYNTAAGKRIEIGEHLRYLPMGYFNDTSLGHITSVTTNSMEQLGDIATRAVMMILQGSITTVIIGIGLFAFDVRIAVIGLIGIVVFCVVNIFTNRNVARVAEEKLQADKDMVGVVLEYIQGIAEIRNYNLVSANNSRLEKAIDRKRKADISAETAAIPMVGLQQLVCKLTGVVIAGASVYFCINGTMALNYTITMLLCSFILFEMLDLAGVYTALLRVIGRCVDLANEILSVQQMDINGEDIKPENHDIHLDHVSFAYENRKIIDDLTLDIKEKTTTAIVGPSGGGKTTVTSLIARFWDVQDGKVTLGGKDVKDYSFDSLMENFSFVFQRVYLFEDTIANNIRFGRPDAPMKDVIEAAKKASAHDFIMG, encoded by the coding sequence ATGCTTAAAATGCTGAAGAAGTTCTTCGATTTCTGCAATACGGAGAACAGGAATAAGTTTTATAAGGCCCTAGCGCTGGGTGTGTTGGACGCTGTCTTTACCGCTATGAAGATCCCTGCTGCGTTCTTTACTGTGACGGCGGTTCTGAACAGGGACATAGGGACAAAGGAGATCCTGGTCGTTATTGGTCTCATGCTGATCTCCACAGTGGGAAAGATGATCATCAACCGCTATTCACAGATGATGCAGACGGAGGCCGGATATAATACGGCGGCCGGTAAGCGAATCGAGATCGGGGAGCATTTGAGATACCTCCCGATGGGGTACTTCAACGACACCAGTCTCGGTCACATCACATCTGTCACTACAAATTCTATGGAGCAGCTGGGGGATATCGCGACACGTGCCGTCATGATGATTTTACAAGGCTCCATAACTACGGTCATCATCGGTATCGGGCTGTTTGCGTTTGATGTGCGTATCGCAGTGATCGGATTGATTGGCATTGTCGTTTTCTGCGTGGTCAATATATTCACCAACAGAAACGTAGCGAGAGTTGCGGAGGAGAAGCTTCAGGCAGATAAGGATATGGTCGGCGTAGTGCTTGAATATATTCAGGGGATTGCCGAAATCCGTAATTACAATCTGGTGAGCGCGAACAACAGCAGACTGGAAAAAGCAATCGATCGAAAAAGAAAAGCGGATATCAGCGCCGAGACTGCGGCGATCCCCATGGTAGGCCTTCAGCAGCTTGTGTGCAAGCTGACGGGTGTGGTGATTGCAGGAGCATCCGTTTACTTCTGCATAAACGGAACGATGGCACTGAATTACACGATCACAATGCTGCTTTGTTCCTTTATCCTGTTTGAAATGCTGGATCTGGCAGGCGTATACACAGCACTTCTGAGAGTGATCGGAAGGTGTGTTGACCTTGCCAATGAGATTCTTTCCGTACAGCAGATGGACATTAACGGTGAGGATATTAAGCCGGAAAATCACGATATCCATCTTGACCATGTAAGCTTTGCCTATGAGAACAGAAAGATTATCGATGATCTCACACTTGACATCAAGGAAAAGACAACGACAGCAATTGTCGGACCCTCCGGAGGCGGCAAAACCACGGTTACATCTCTGATTGCCAGATTCTGGGATGTACAGGACGGAAAGGTGACGCTTGGAGGAAAAGATGTCAAGGATTACAGCTTCGATTCTTTGATGGAGAATTTCAGCTTTGTCTTCCAGAGGGTCTATCTGTTTGAGGATACCATTGCGAACAATATCCGATTTGGAAGGCCGGATGCACCGATGAAAGATGTAATCGAAGCTGCAAAGAAAGCTTCCGCGCACGACTTTATCATGGGA
- a CDS encoding ABC transporter ATP-binding protein — protein MKKKSTISWVMEFAGRRGGFFVGSVLLAILGVVASFIPYLLIADVVEKLITGGADWSYYLRQVTLMVVCWIIRVALHSSSTTLSHVATFTVLGGIRKQLTAKLSRIPLGSILDDHSGTYKNIIVERVDAMETTMAHIIPEFTANLLLPLIMFIYLLTIDWRMGLANLIPVVIGLFFVAGMMKGSGESFQLTLEKTKKLNDTAVEYINGIEVIKAFGKSKSSYEKFVTAAKEGASCFIDWMRRCIWWSSGSLSFTPATLLGVLPVGLLLVRGGSLTASDFITGVILSAGLVTPLVVAFSYTDDISKMSAIFGEVTEILERKDMERPAALTEQPEGSDIKLSDVRFTYKEKEVLHGVNMEIKQGDVTAIVGPSGSGKSTIARLIDSLWDVDSGSITYGGVDIRNLPLDYYASQISYVAQDNYLFDMSVLENIRLGRKGASEEDIINAAKATGCHEFILGLEHGYDTVVGGAGGHLSGGERQRICIARAMLKDAPVVILDEATAYTDPENETLVQMSVAKLVQGKTLIVIAHRLSTITSADKIFVVNEGNIEAAGTHNELIAGCPLYQKMWEAHSEARDADTDYTASAVREEVAHA, from the coding sequence ATGAAGAAAAAAAGCACGATCTCTTGGGTAATGGAGTTTGCCGGACGGCGAGGAGGATTCTTCGTAGGCAGCGTGCTGCTCGCGATCCTTGGTGTCGTGGCATCCTTCATACCCTATCTGCTGATCGCAGACGTTGTGGAGAAATTGATAACAGGCGGCGCGGACTGGTCATATTACCTTAGACAGGTAACACTGATGGTTGTTTGCTGGATCATAAGAGTCGCACTTCACTCATCATCCACTACGCTGTCTCATGTGGCAACCTTTACCGTGCTTGGCGGGATCCGCAAACAACTGACCGCAAAGCTTTCGAGGATACCGCTCGGCTCCATTCTGGATGATCACAGCGGAACTTATAAAAATATCATCGTGGAACGAGTGGATGCCATGGAAACAACCATGGCACACATCATCCCGGAATTCACGGCAAATCTTTTGCTCCCGCTCATTATGTTCATTTATCTTCTTACGATTGACTGGCGAATGGGACTGGCAAATCTGATCCCTGTCGTGATCGGACTTTTTTTTGTTGCCGGCATGATGAAAGGCAGCGGCGAAAGCTTTCAGCTGACGCTGGAAAAAACAAAAAAACTGAATGATACGGCAGTGGAATACATCAACGGGATCGAAGTGATCAAGGCTTTCGGTAAATCCAAGAGCTCTTATGAAAAATTCGTTACTGCCGCCAAAGAAGGCGCAAGCTGCTTTATCGACTGGATGAGGCGCTGCATCTGGTGGTCGTCGGGAAGCCTTTCATTCACGCCCGCAACGCTTCTTGGCGTGCTTCCGGTCGGACTTCTGCTGGTCAGAGGCGGGAGCCTTACTGCTTCGGATTTTATCACTGGGGTCATCCTTTCGGCCGGACTTGTCACTCCGCTTGTAGTGGCTTTCTCCTACACCGATGACATCTCAAAGATGAGTGCGATATTCGGAGAAGTGACGGAGATACTGGAAAGAAAGGACATGGAAAGACCCGCCGCATTGACAGAGCAGCCGGAGGGCTCTGATATCAAACTGAGTGACGTCCGCTTTACATACAAGGAAAAGGAAGTGCTCCATGGCGTGAATATGGAGATCAAACAGGGTGACGTTACAGCGATCGTGGGACCCTCCGGCTCAGGAAAGAGCACCATCGCAAGGCTCATCGACTCCCTGTGGGATGTAGACAGCGGAAGCATCACCTATGGTGGTGTGGATATCCGAAATCTGCCGCTGGATTACTATGCGAGTCAGATTTCTTATGTAGCACAGGACAACTACCTGTTTGACATGAGCGTTCTGGAAAATATCAGGCTCGGCCGCAAGGGTGCATCTGAAGAAGACATTATAAATGCAGCAAAGGCTACTGGCTGCCATGAGTTCATTCTGGGACTGGAGCATGGATACGATACGGTTGTCGGCGGCGCTGGAGGACACCTTTCCGGAGGCGAAAGACAGCGTATCTGCATCGCAAGAGCCATGCTGAAAGACGCGCCGGTGGTGATTCTGGACGAGGCTACTGCCTATACGGATCCCGAAAACGAAACCCTTGTTCAAATGAGCGTGGCTAAGCTCGTTCAGGGAAAAACGCTGATCGTCATTGCTCACAGACTGTCTACCATCACAAGTGCCGATAAGATCTTTGTCGTAAATGAGGGAAATATAGAGGCGGCAGGAACGCACAACGAGCTTATTGCAGGCTGTCCGCTTTATCAGAAGATGTGGGAGGCCCACAGCGAGGCAAGAGACGCGGACACGGATTATACGGCATCCGCTGTCAGAGAGGAGGTTGCCCATGCTTAA
- a CDS encoding TetR/AcrR family transcriptional regulator, whose translation MLGYRIKNLLDKSAIPNYNVNVVNVYDVNISLGGKQMDTKDKILEVAKKEFIKRGFEDASMRSIASQVGISATALYRHYSNKEEIFEAVVGPVVEKWNRFCDTERIRQTSTAWDHGLEAMWEDDRQLGMIVDMIYEDIDEQRLLFCGSEGTKYENFLHDLVTKVQKYTLLFMSGLEKPGVHVEHVDGREMHLLLTSEYSCILEMLKHDFSYDEARHYAYTVAMFFTEGWRKFLGF comes from the coding sequence ATGTTGGGATATAGGATCAAGAATCTTCTTGACAAGTCAGCGATACCTAACTATAATGTTAACGTTGTCAACGTTTACGACGTTAACATATCTTTAGGGGGAAAGCAAATGGACACGAAAGACAAGATCCTTGAGGTCGCAAAAAAAGAGTTTATAAAAAGAGGATTCGAGGACGCGTCGATGCGGAGCATTGCCTCACAAGTCGGGATTTCCGCTACGGCGTTATACAGGCATTATTCGAATAAAGAAGAGATATTTGAAGCAGTAGTCGGTCCTGTTGTAGAGAAGTGGAATCGATTTTGCGACACGGAGAGAATCAGGCAGACATCGACCGCATGGGATCATGGGCTGGAAGCCATGTGGGAAGACGACCGGCAGCTTGGAATGATAGTGGATATGATCTACGAAGACATCGATGAACAGAGGCTCCTCTTCTGCGGAAGCGAAGGAACAAAGTATGAAAACTTCCTGCATGACCTTGTTACGAAAGTCCAAAAATATACGCTGCTGTTTATGAGCGGGCTGGAAAAGCCCGGAGTTCATGTAGAGCATGTGGATGGCAGAGAAATGCATCTTCTTTTAACCTCAGAGTATTCATGCATTCTTGAAATGCTAAAACACGATTTTTCGTATGATGAGGCGAGACACTATGCCTATACCGTCGCCATGTTCTTTACTGAGGGTTGGCGTAAGTTTCTCGGATTCTGA
- a CDS encoding serine integrase family protein, whose product MEHTPYGYDIIGGRAVVNEKQAAVIRRICENYLSGMSFIKAAASVGLTMSHCGVKRLIQNERYLGDGFYPPMLTKEMADRVEAERIRREKALGRNRNKGKGAPKGTVYTKFSAPKITLKYEDPVRQAEYAYSLIRNGVNG is encoded by the coding sequence ATGGAACATACACCATACGGCTATGACATCATCGGTGGCAGGGCTGTGGTCAATGAAAAACAGGCCGCCGTTATCCGGCGGATATGTGAAAATTACCTGTCCGGGATGTCTTTTATAAAGGCGGCGGCATCGGTGGGGCTGACCATGAGCCACTGCGGGGTCAAACGTCTGATACAGAATGAGCGGTATCTCGGCGATGGCTTTTACCCGCCGATGCTGACGAAGGAAATGGCCGACAGGGTCGAAGCGGAACGAATACGCCGGGAGAAGGCGCTGGGGCGTAACAGGAACAAAGGGAAAGGCGCGCCGAAAGGAACGGTTTATACAAAGTTTTCCGCTCCAAAAATCACGCTGAAATATGAAGATCCAGTCAGGCAGGCGGAGTACGCCTACAGCCTGATAAGAAATGGGGTGAACGGATAA